The following are encoded in a window of Aromatoleum petrolei genomic DNA:
- a CDS encoding FtsK/SpoIIIE domain-containing protein, with translation MVPDRIVGRVGADILLRRLSDSRQSDGLLPDSSALFRLDKLSSGQIASVVKAILANPELSARVDLRIPSALVEGEGLPENVLTAQNAGAVRNSGTSKEALLTANGNEHNLADTLGHVTALGAKEFRANEDCWVEATCHVTGIAPAPEDRKIFLAALKGMLSSFDLSLHQIGSFCALVSEANTTQGQPIRESVGWALPAVGLPRDTSFFSSARTFGTAAGPWRKAFDKLFVNRYPLLSRLKPNGQPLEAAEMLLLLEENAAAIQDHARVALEAFINAPAGDEATAQAIAQLEWEVDGVHFIFDKPREKQKGLADSTIHFFDHDCEEADVLDERWRKHLEEFKARERRSETNEDDEAFFELHRRYIEQAPKLLARWEKAIFGKPIDCHDFLEGFATAAQRLVAGADAPKGERALRLTVSKGRTEWRERFNRDVGAYFSMMHRGLKELMGNKVEWVIERMGSGNLPDPLFEHPAFLAKEKEIRGDKLKTSASLSKPALQIKFEVALIERKGTATETLDKTQLLWSYRPESIGLSLAADMARLKEKGAVGCTEVPRRLVSKKGGVQSVSLLDTSSLEASYSRDAGSLVPPPNKLRSLRADIKRRIDELASDGRLSAEQRNEIRAAWNVFEEDYIKASDDFISYGLHGEAVLKQADSFGALLRTLSEHARGDVCRAKLVAEVLSIGTVRLSGAQPCLIIPPWHPERMKALAVKTRRVAGLVTHMLGGKDALFGDRGIFFREFSEELAHPFYPEIGVVMRGATPHLVAETSTVNGYSLLESPERGGEDQFSDVDPSAAAKQIRELLERYVGLQPHEGANLSVLLYNADAAELPLAAVRELSNLNTEADFQCNVSVRHRDQAKLRRVYAELVNKSGDDPDLPVVSETSDNFMSKLRISVIPPSATPARSANEFRPFDIAFLHDVVSRTAAVEWVQVDWTNERPTLEHAPSRWSYRSVSGENELKSTTFLTCPRQTASGWEYVGAVGAVARRTDPPANARFLPARRISLQDEAIGGALDDAHALAEWVATYDELLDKRQLQANKVTVVRYRRASTNGRNMIVSSTSELRLLGVLVKRRLDGLALPLDADQTAALAGRMKKDALSISGDIVLRAAKRGVSAGEMIGLVLSRHLLEQEFKALTGSRQAFSVFFLLDDYADWLSQKESRIADILGLCVEEGEDGPRLHIAIVESKYVSHLGAAEARRTSKAQLLATLATFQAALFGDPGRLDRDVWLARLADMLLDAEIPPGCTPLLERVRAKVRDGEAGISLRGYSHVFVHSAEPGASQPASEQVAIADAGGLQAFQEVFERGELRELICGYANGSDPALLRSKLGPDRPWASAEVRLPAPRVAWTAMMEQLGPMAEAGNEAQIVEIPASELVVVEPSIVESAAEEIQPANRPLVPNVGEQLRALVQTKMADRSSAADEREAWAEETTRKLKTALNGYGLQAAVLGTRVTPNGCLVRLAGSDKLRVEDIEAKRTQLLTTHAINLVTVQPKPGEIVVTIAGEKRQSVSMWDLWARRELNRNAAGINTSFILGLQEINGALLYLNLGKEFGGLQSHEPHSLVAGATGSGKSVLLQALLLDVAATNPKDLAHIILIDPKMGVDYAALEDLPHMREPIITTRERSTEVLTALVEEMESRYRLFAPARARDLATYNAKAAVEDRLPMIFLVHDEFADWMLDDEYKGAVSAAVQRLGVKARAAGIHLIFAAQRPDKDVMPMQLRENLGNRLILKVSSEATSKIALDRPGAELLLGRGHLAAKLNGEQGLVYAQAPFLSDEDIAAAVAAIAEEG, from the coding sequence ATGGTCCCTGATCGCATCGTCGGGCGCGTCGGCGCCGATATTCTCCTGCGTCGTCTCTCCGATAGCCGCCAAAGCGACGGACTGCTTCCCGATTCTTCGGCGCTCTTCCGCTTGGACAAGCTCTCGTCGGGGCAGATCGCTTCTGTGGTAAAGGCGATTCTCGCCAATCCTGAGCTCTCGGCCCGAGTCGATTTGCGCATCCCGTCAGCCTTGGTTGAAGGCGAGGGGCTTCCTGAAAACGTTCTTACCGCTCAGAACGCCGGGGCCGTGCGCAACTCAGGAACCTCCAAGGAGGCTCTGCTCACCGCCAACGGGAACGAGCACAACCTCGCCGACACGCTCGGCCATGTCACCGCGCTCGGGGCCAAGGAGTTTCGAGCCAACGAAGACTGCTGGGTTGAGGCGACTTGCCATGTGACCGGCATCGCTCCCGCGCCGGAGGATCGAAAGATTTTCTTGGCCGCCTTGAAGGGGATGCTCTCTTCGTTCGACCTCAGCTTGCACCAGATTGGCAGCTTCTGCGCCTTGGTCAGCGAAGCCAACACGACGCAAGGCCAGCCGATCCGCGAGTCCGTCGGGTGGGCGCTGCCGGCCGTGGGGCTGCCTCGGGATACGTCCTTCTTTTCGAGCGCTCGCACCTTCGGGACGGCCGCCGGGCCGTGGCGCAAGGCTTTCGACAAGCTGTTCGTCAATCGCTATCCCCTGTTGTCCCGGCTCAAGCCCAATGGCCAGCCCTTGGAAGCGGCCGAGATGCTGCTCCTCCTGGAAGAAAATGCGGCGGCCATTCAAGATCACGCCCGCGTCGCTTTGGAAGCTTTCATCAACGCTCCGGCCGGCGACGAGGCGACTGCGCAGGCCATCGCCCAGCTGGAATGGGAGGTCGACGGCGTCCACTTCATCTTCGACAAGCCCCGGGAAAAGCAAAAAGGGCTGGCCGATTCGACGATCCACTTCTTCGACCATGACTGCGAAGAGGCCGATGTTCTCGACGAGCGTTGGCGCAAGCATCTCGAAGAGTTCAAGGCTCGCGAGCGTCGATCGGAAACGAACGAGGACGACGAGGCTTTCTTCGAACTGCACCGCCGCTACATCGAGCAAGCCCCCAAGCTGCTCGCCCGGTGGGAGAAGGCCATTTTTGGCAAGCCGATCGACTGCCACGACTTCCTGGAAGGGTTCGCCACGGCGGCCCAGCGTCTGGTGGCCGGCGCGGACGCTCCCAAAGGCGAACGAGCCCTTCGCCTGACGGTCTCCAAGGGGCGAACCGAGTGGCGGGAGCGTTTCAACCGAGACGTCGGAGCGTATTTCTCGATGATGCACCGAGGCCTCAAAGAGCTCATGGGGAACAAGGTCGAGTGGGTCATCGAGCGCATGGGCTCGGGCAACCTGCCGGATCCGCTGTTCGAGCATCCGGCATTCCTCGCCAAGGAAAAGGAGATTCGCGGCGACAAGCTGAAAACCTCCGCTTCCTTGTCCAAGCCCGCCCTCCAAATCAAATTCGAGGTCGCCTTGATCGAGCGGAAAGGAACGGCGACCGAGACTTTGGACAAAACCCAGCTCCTTTGGTCCTATCGGCCGGAGTCGATCGGTTTGTCCTTGGCGGCCGACATGGCTCGCCTCAAAGAAAAAGGGGCGGTCGGCTGCACCGAAGTCCCGCGGCGGCTCGTCAGCAAGAAAGGCGGTGTGCAAAGCGTTTCGCTTCTCGACACCTCCTCCTTGGAGGCGAGCTACTCGCGCGACGCCGGCTCCCTCGTGCCTCCCCCGAACAAGCTGCGCAGCCTGCGCGCCGACATCAAGCGTCGCATCGACGAGTTGGCGTCAGACGGGCGCCTGTCCGCCGAGCAACGAAACGAAATCAGGGCGGCGTGGAATGTCTTCGAAGAGGATTACATCAAGGCCTCGGATGACTTTATCTCCTATGGCCTTCATGGCGAAGCGGTCCTGAAACAGGCCGACTCCTTCGGGGCGCTGCTAAGGACCTTGTCGGAGCACGCCCGAGGCGATGTTTGCCGCGCCAAGCTGGTCGCGGAAGTGCTGTCGATCGGGACGGTTCGGCTCTCCGGGGCTCAACCCTGCCTGATCATTCCGCCTTGGCATCCGGAGCGCATGAAAGCCTTGGCCGTCAAAACCCGGCGGGTCGCCGGCTTGGTGACGCACATGCTCGGCGGCAAGGATGCTCTGTTCGGTGATCGCGGGATCTTCTTCCGAGAGTTTTCCGAAGAGCTCGCTCATCCGTTCTATCCGGAAATCGGGGTCGTGATGCGCGGAGCCACTCCGCATCTGGTAGCGGAGACAAGCACTGTCAACGGTTACAGCTTGCTTGAATCCCCAGAGCGCGGCGGCGAAGATCAGTTTTCTGACGTCGATCCCTCGGCGGCGGCCAAACAGATCCGGGAGCTGCTGGAACGCTATGTCGGCTTGCAGCCGCACGAAGGGGCGAACCTGAGCGTCTTGCTCTACAACGCCGACGCCGCGGAGCTCCCGTTGGCGGCCGTGCGCGAGCTTTCCAATCTGAACACGGAAGCCGACTTCCAGTGCAACGTCTCCGTCCGTCACAGAGACCAGGCCAAGCTTCGCCGGGTCTATGCCGAATTGGTCAATAAATCGGGGGATGACCCCGATCTTCCTGTCGTCAGCGAAACCTCGGACAACTTCATGTCCAAGCTTCGGATTTCGGTGATCCCGCCGTCAGCCACTCCGGCGCGATCGGCCAACGAGTTTCGCCCGTTTGACATCGCGTTCTTGCACGACGTTGTTTCCCGCACGGCGGCGGTCGAATGGGTCCAAGTCGACTGGACGAACGAGCGGCCGACTTTGGAGCACGCGCCTTCGCGTTGGTCCTACCGGAGCGTCTCAGGGGAAAACGAGCTCAAATCGACCACCTTCCTGACTTGCCCGAGGCAGACCGCCTCTGGCTGGGAGTATGTCGGAGCGGTCGGCGCCGTCGCTCGCCGGACCGATCCGCCGGCCAATGCCCGATTCCTTCCGGCGCGGCGGATTTCGTTGCAGGACGAGGCGATCGGGGGAGCGCTTGACGACGCGCACGCTTTGGCCGAATGGGTCGCCACCTACGACGAATTGCTAGACAAGCGTCAGCTCCAAGCGAACAAGGTGACTGTCGTCCGCTACCGCCGGGCGAGCACCAATGGCCGCAACATGATTGTCAGCTCTACCTCGGAACTGCGCCTGCTCGGAGTTCTGGTAAAGCGACGCCTCGACGGGCTGGCCCTGCCTTTGGATGCCGATCAGACGGCGGCGTTGGCTGGCAGGATGAAGAAAGACGCCTTGTCTATATCCGGCGACATCGTTCTGCGGGCGGCCAAGCGGGGAGTCTCTGCCGGCGAGATGATCGGCTTGGTTCTCAGCCGCCATTTGCTTGAACAGGAGTTTAAGGCTCTGACGGGTAGCCGACAGGCGTTCAGTGTCTTCTTCCTGCTCGACGATTACGCCGATTGGTTGTCCCAGAAGGAAAGCCGGATTGCTGACATCCTAGGCCTGTGCGTGGAGGAGGGCGAAGACGGCCCGCGCCTGCATATTGCAATCGTCGAATCCAAATACGTCTCGCATCTTGGAGCCGCCGAAGCCAGGCGCACGTCAAAGGCCCAGCTTTTGGCAACCTTGGCGACTTTCCAGGCCGCTCTCTTCGGAGATCCAGGGCGCTTGGATCGTGATGTATGGCTGGCGCGTCTGGCCGACATGCTTTTGGATGCCGAGATTCCTCCGGGATGCACGCCGCTGTTGGAACGGGTCAGGGCCAAGGTCCGTGACGGAGAGGCCGGGATTTCACTGCGCGGGTATTCCCACGTGTTCGTCCATTCGGCGGAGCCGGGAGCCTCTCAGCCGGCCTCGGAGCAAGTGGCCATTGCCGATGCCGGCGGGCTGCAGGCTTTTCAAGAAGTTTTCGAGCGCGGAGAGCTGCGCGAGTTGATCTGCGGCTACGCCAATGGGTCCGATCCGGCGCTACTGCGCTCGAAGCTTGGCCCTGATCGTCCGTGGGCTTCTGCTGAGGTGAGGCTTCCCGCTCCTCGGGTCGCTTGGACGGCCATGATGGAGCAACTGGGTCCAATGGCCGAGGCTGGGAACGAGGCGCAAATCGTTGAGATTCCAGCTAGCGAGCTTGTCGTGGTTGAGCCTTCAATCGTCGAGTCCGCGGCGGAAGAGATTCAGCCCGCCAACCGGCCATTGGTTCCGAACGTTGGGGAGCAGCTTCGAGCGCTGGTTCAAACGAAAATGGCTGACCGCTCCTCTGCGGCGGACGAGCGCGAGGCTTGGGCAGAGGAGACGACGCGCAAGCTGAAAACGGCGCTCAACGGGTATGGCCTGCAAGCCGCGGTCCTTGGCACGCGCGTGACCCCAAACGGCTGCCTAGTTCGGCTGGCCGGATCCGACAAGCTTCGAGTGGAGGACATTGAGGCGAAGCGTACCCAGCTTCTGACGACGCACGCCATCAACCTCGTTACGGTCCAGCCCAAACCGGGCGAGATCGTGGTGACCATTGCCGGTGAAAAGCGCCAATCCGTCTCGATGTGGGATCTGTGGGCTCGGCGCGAGCTTAACCGCAACGCTGCCGGCATCAATACATCCTTCATCCTCGGCTTGCAGGAAATCAACGGGGCTCTCCTCTATCTGAATCTCGGCAAGGAGTTCGGCGGGCTACAGTCTCACGAGCCGCACTCCTTGGTCGCGGGAGCGACTGGCAGCGGGAAATCGGTGCTGCTGCAAGCATTGCTCCTCGATGTCGCGGCGACCAACCCCAAAGATTTGGCGCATATCATCCTGATTGACCCCAAGATGGGCGTCGACTACGCGGCGTTGGAGGATCTGCCGCACATGCGCGAGCCAATCATCACGACAAGGGAGCGCTCGACGGAGGTTCTGACGGCTTTGGTTGAGGAGATGGAAAGCCGGTATCGGCTGTTCGCCCCGGCTCGCGCCCGAGATCTCGCAACCTACAACGCCAAGGCAGCCGTCGAAGACCGGCTGCCGATGATCTTCTTGGTTCACGACGAGTTTGCCGACTGGATGCTTGACGATGAATACAAGGGAGCGGTCAGCGCGGCCGTTCAGCGCTTGGGAGTCAAAGCTCGGGCGGCCGGCATTCATTTGATCTTCGCAGCACAGCGGCCGGATAAGGACGTGATGCCGATGCAGCTTCGCGAGAATCTGGGCAACCGGTTGATCTTGAAGGTATCCAGCGAAGCTACTTCCAAGATCGCGCTTGACCGTCCTGGAGCGGAGTTGTTGTTGGGACGCGGGCACTTAGCGGCCAAGCTCAATGGAGAGCAGGGGCTAGTCTACGCTCAAGCGCCTTTCCTAAGCGATGAAGATATAGCGGCCGCCGTGGCGGCGATCGCGGAGGAAGGCTGA